A segment of the Aridibaculum aurantiacum genome:
AGTCTTAGAAAACTACAATTCTAAAAATCATAATTCAAAAGGGAAAACTTCAAATGGGTTTTCCTTTTTGCTTTGTAGAGAATATCCTGAACCACCAGGTAGATAGTGTTTTTCAGTATTTGTTATCACCAGGTTGCTACATTTTATTTTTGACTTCACAGTTTCACACATCACTTATTTTTGCCGCCATGGCTACTAAAGAAATAAATAACAGGCAGGCTTACCACGAGTATTATATAGAGGACAAATGGGTAGCTGGAATGGTGCTGATGGGAACAGAAGTAAAAAGCATACGCGAAGGAAAGGTTAGCTTCAACGATAGCTATTGCATGTTCTTCAAAGACGAGCTATGGATACGCGGCATGTATATAGCCGAATATTCTTTGGGCACTGCCAATAATCATATAGCCGTACACGACAGGAAATTATTACTCACCAAAAGAGAATTGCGAAAGCTAGAGACAAAGCTTAAAGACAAGGGTTTTACAGTTGTACCTCTTCGCATTTTCTTCAATGAAAAGAGTATGGCCAAAATAGAAATAGGCCTTGGCCGCGGTAAGAAATTGCATGATAAAAGAGACAGTATCAAGAAGAAAGATACCGAACGTGAATTAAAACGTTATCTCAAATAATTTATTCCCACCAAGCGTTTTTATGATTTTACTGGCATGATAATCGATTGAAGTCAGCGTTATTTGTCCAGCTAAATCTACTTTCTATTGAAATCTTATACCTTATCCCTCTTACTCCTTTTCTTTTCCATTACCCAAAGCGTTAAAGCTCAATCTGTATCAGGCGAATGGTACGGCATAGGCAGCGTGAACTGGGCTGGTGAACACAATAGTTACTTATCCGAACTTACGCTTACCCAAAGAGGCAATAGTGTTACTGGTACTTTCAATTATTTTTTTAGAAGTGTAGCTATCAAAACCAATGTTACCGGTGTCTTCAATAGCAAAACCCGCACACTTGAACTACAGGCAAGGCCGGTACTAAATTACCAGGCTAAAGATCAAAATGGTGCTGATTGTCCAATGGAGGGATCTTTCACTTTACGTATATCTAAATTAGAGACCACACTTACTGGTCAGTTCAATCCTACTTATGATTATCGTTTTACATGCCCTCCTATAAATATAAAATTTAAGAAAGAGCAACCTCAGGCCAAAACGGATGATCCGAAACTGAGAGATCTTGCTGATAATTTAGAAGATGATAATCCTTTGGAAAAACTATTGAAAGAACAGTTTCCAGAAGAGAAACCAGATACTACTGCACCAATGGTAGCCGCTTTGGTTAAAAGATCTTTTGAAGCATCAGAGGTTATAGAAGTAGATGCCGACAGCCTGAAGATCAGCTTGTACGATAATGGTGATATAGACAATGATACCATTTCACTTTTCTACAATAGACAGTTGATATCACATAAACAAATGCTAAGCAAACAGCCGCTCAACTTTACGCTGCCGCTTGATACTACGGTTAATGAAATAGCGATGTATGCAGAAAACCTTGGGACTATCCCTCCTAACACTGCTGTAGCAATTATATACGCTGGAGATAAACGTTACGAATTATTCATGACCAGTAACTTTATTAAAAATGCTACCATACGTTTTAGGAGAAAACCTCCTACACTTATCAGCAGCAATCAATAAGAATCTAAAGACCGGCTCTGCCGGTTTTTTTATGCAATTAACTATTTCTCACCTGGAAAACATCCATACTCTTACGCTCTGTGGTCATCCGAACGGAAGGAAATTCGGTGGCGCATAAAATCTTCTTGTACTGGTACTGACTAATTGTAATTTGAAAGATACCAAGTGTCCATGCTTCAAGATCTGCACCTGGTTGAAATTCTGAGATCTTATCAAATACCTGGAGAAATCCTTGTAATAATAAAGTTTCTGCTTCTGCAGTGGTTGAAGCATTCTCTAAACAATAAGTATACATAGCGGGAGAAAAATGATCGTATAACAATCTTTGACTTTCACGATCACCTTGCTGGCAAAGCAGAATGATAGAGCCTAACAGCTCCGTTGAAGGATTTTTCATAGAATGATTTTGGGTTTAGATGCAAAGACTATTCCATGGCAATTCATCAAATTCCTGCTGATTACATCCTTACCTGGTACTAATTTTCCTCTACTATGTTTTATAAAACAAAAAAAAAGGGCTGCCCAGAAGAGGCAGCCCATTGTAATTCCATTTTGAAAATGATCTTATCTAGCCATGTTCAAAGTATACATTGTATTGAACCAACCTAAACCAGTAACGCCTAATTGCATCCTGATAGTGATTGTTTGATTACAGATAGAGAAAGTTCCTCTTTGTCCATTAGAATGGTTTCTAACACTGATGTCCTGTCCAGAGTAAGTAGGATTGATCGTACCTGCATCACCAATATTAGATTGCTGAGTTAAAGTGATGATCCTGTTTGCCGGATCTGTCCAATCTAGATTGAAGGTTACCGGGTTCCATCCTGCATCAAAGATATTAGACACCGTGATGGTTCCAGTTGTAGGACTTGTTTGATTTACTGCAGTAACTGTAGTAGTGTAAGGTCCGTAAGGAGTACCGAACTCTTCAATGGTTCCAGGATAAGCTCCAAGGAAAGCATTCAGGTTTACACTTCCTTCAAAGCAAGGACCTGAAACAAACAGGTTGAAAGTGCTGGCCAACAGGCTCTTTGAAGTTTCAGCACCATCAATTCTCAGTTGAAGTGTATCTCTTCTACCAGTTAAGTACTGGCTCTGCACACCTCTAACTTCAAAACTGTCAAGTACTTTTCCCGCAGGAATAACAATAGAAGTTTTGCTTAAGTTATAGTGTGTACCTGCTACTGCACCAGAAGGTGAAGAAACAGAGATGTTGATTGTTCTGTCGGTGCTGGAAGGAGTAGTTAAACCTACCAATACTTTAAAAACAGAAGTTGGAGTAGCAATGGAATAATTACCAGATGCAGGCTTAGCAAGGAAGAAAGGTACTTGTTCAGGAACAACCATTCCTTCATCCTTTTTACAACCTACCAAGCCAGCCAGCATTGTAAATAATGCCAGGGCCAGGTAAAGGTGATTGAATTTATTTCTCATAATATTTACTTATTTAAGATTAGTACCCAGGGTTTTGAACCAGGTTTGGATTAGCATTTCTTACAGGCTCAGGAATAGGCAGTGCCCACTCTCTTGCTGTTGGTGCCAGTGTACAAACACCTGTTGGAGAGATATTAGAATTTCCACAAGTGCTACCTCTTACAATTGTACGAGTAGTACGCTTCAGGTCGAAGAAACGATGCCCTTCAGCTATCAGTTCTCTTCTTCTTTCGTTAGCGATAGCATCAAGTAATGCCTGTCCGCTAAGACCTGTAACCGGAGTATAACCTGTGATACGAGCAGCACGCAGTGTATTCAGATCCTGCAATGCAGCAGCATCTTGTCCACCCATTCTTGCTCTTGCTTCAGCCCTGATAAGGTACATTTCGCCAGTGCGGAAAACGATGAAGTTTGCAGCACCATCTACTGCACCACCTTTACCACTGTATTTGGTTACAGCTAGTGAACCACCTACATTACTAAAGTATGTGCTGTACCTGATATCATTGGTCTGGATAAGACCAGTGTTAGAAGTATTAGCTACCTCTAAAGCAGGACGGAAATAAGTCCTCTGCTGAGCAGGGAAGAAAATCAGGTAAGTAGGGCCAGACTGGCCAGACTCAACCTGTACGTTCCAAATGATCTCACCAGCTGAACTTTCAGTATACATACCTGCAAAAGCAGCACCGGTAGCCAGTGGCCTTGCATTGATAGCAGCAGTAGCTGCAGTCTCAGCCTGGCTCCACAAACCTGCATACAAAGAAACCCTTGCATTCAGTGCATGAACTGCAGTAAGGTCAATGAAAGGACGAGAAGCTCTTCCCGCAGGATTGATTGGTTGGTCTACGTTCGCCAGCAAAGTAGTTGCTTGCTGGATATCACCAAACAGGTTATCGTAATACACCTTATTCGACAACCTTGTAGGCTTTAGGTTAGATGACACAATAAATTCTGTAGTGTAAGGAAGCGCTAATGAAGTAGTGCTGTTCCTGTCGTAATCAACAGCCCAGTACCTGAACAGGTCAAAATGAGCCAAAGCACGAA
Coding sequences within it:
- the smpB gene encoding SsrA-binding protein SmpB, whose product is MATKEINNRQAYHEYYIEDKWVAGMVLMGTEVKSIREGKVSFNDSYCMFFKDELWIRGMYIAEYSLGTANNHIAVHDRKLLLTKRELRKLETKLKDKGFTVVPLRIFFNEKSMAKIEIGLGRGKKLHDKRDSIKKKDTERELKRYLK
- a CDS encoding RNA polymerase sigma factor is translated as MKNPSTELLGSIILLCQQGDRESQRLLYDHFSPAMYTYCLENASTTAEAETLLLQGFLQVFDKISEFQPGADLEAWTLGIFQITISQYQYKKILCATEFPSVRMTTERKSMDVFQVRNS
- a CDS encoding RagB/SusD family nutrient uptake outer membrane protein → MFKRIKYSFVALVAFIMVLQGCSRKEVLELTPEYQLDALTNPSTIDQVEQVLTGAYSRFRNANYYGSGSGTGAGWAIMPDVLSDNLYETLESLANSRAMADWIYNGNTGQITNMYAAAYQVIANANIVIRDVDKFATPSNQGRINRIKGQAFAIRALAHFDLFRYWAVDYDRNSTTSLALPYTTEFIVSSNLKPTRLSNKVYYDNLFGDIQQATTLLANVDQPINPAGRASRPFIDLTAVHALNARVSLYAGLWSQAETAATAAINARPLATGAAFAGMYTESSAGEIIWNVQVESGQSGPTYLIFFPAQQRTYFRPALEVANTSNTGLIQTNDIRYSTYFSNVGGSLAVTKYSGKGGAVDGAANFIVFRTGEMYLIRAEARARMGGQDAAALQDLNTLRAARITGYTPVTGLSGQALLDAIANERRRELIAEGHRFFDLKRTTRTIVRGSTCGNSNISPTGVCTLAPTAREWALPIPEPVRNANPNLVQNPGY